In Deinococcus cellulosilyticus NBRC 106333 = KACC 11606, a single window of DNA contains:
- a CDS encoding leishmanolysin-related zinc metalloendopeptidase, which produces MKTYGIALLTVLLASCSSTRPPSPTPTKPTTALPQLLEIQVEGIGTAKMSSSARILAPQNTLARQALVPVQGRLQFKALGASSFDIEATGKRYISAVYQVTNNTGHDLNNLSFVGVNLDDTDGDSSNNAMQPTAGNTAFAKLKFFNGSDASSKADLLSPGPLYSYDIPSNQAVLNPAGPTFNPAVDTSKLIPETPTGLSMNVLNFGWTLEGNFPAGTSRNVTFSMSFDLAEDPHDDPYSFSLMAAFAEEPVDPFNITLDFSGDTVLTDAQKATIRQAADRWEQVITHGLNDVQDGETLIDDLVISVRAYPFSSPGFLAQAGATHNRASNMLPFRGILEINQLNLEKMMTQNTLKNVVLHEMGHVLGFNTDWNSPFVAKMTYNWSWCGGATSIVFNGVRAMQEYQALGGSGGVPVQQDGRPGTCAHWQESSLGDDIMTTFLTGSGPLSRITVATLGDIGYRVNVAAGDPLTLPGTGLLAPTQQEKGLEFKEHIIKGIVVPGT; this is translated from the coding sequence ATGAAAACTTATGGCATTGCCCTCCTGACCGTCCTTCTTGCCTCCTGCAGCAGCACACGACCTCCTTCACCCACACCCACAAAACCGACCACTGCCCTGCCACAGCTGCTCGAAATTCAGGTGGAAGGCATTGGCACAGCAAAAATGAGCAGCAGTGCCCGCATCCTTGCACCCCAGAACACCCTTGCCCGACAGGCCCTGGTGCCCGTACAGGGTCGCCTGCAATTCAAAGCCCTGGGAGCCAGCAGTTTTGACATTGAAGCCACCGGAAAGCGTTACATCAGTGCGGTGTATCAGGTGACCAACAACACAGGTCATGACCTGAACAACCTGAGTTTTGTGGGGGTCAACCTGGACGACACCGACGGAGACAGCAGCAACAATGCCATGCAACCCACTGCAGGAAACACCGCTTTTGCAAAACTGAAGTTTTTCAATGGATCAGATGCCTCCAGCAAAGCAGATCTGCTTTCTCCCGGTCCTCTTTACAGCTATGACATCCCCAGCAATCAGGCAGTGCTGAATCCCGCTGGACCCACCTTCAATCCTGCGGTGGACACCAGCAAGTTGATTCCAGAGACTCCAACTGGCCTGAGCATGAATGTGCTGAATTTCGGCTGGACCCTGGAGGGGAATTTTCCTGCTGGAACCTCCAGAAATGTCACTTTCTCCATGAGCTTCGATCTTGCAGAAGACCCCCACGATGACCCGTACAGTTTCTCCCTGATGGCGGCTTTCGCAGAGGAACCCGTCGATCCTTTCAACATCACCCTGGATTTTTCCGGCGACACGGTCCTGACCGATGCCCAGAAAGCCACCATTCGGCAGGCTGCAGACCGCTGGGAACAGGTGATCACCCACGGACTCAATGACGTTCAGGATGGGGAAACCCTCATCGACGATCTGGTGATCTCAGTGAGGGCCTATCCTTTTTCCAGCCCCGGATTCCTGGCGCAGGCTGGAGCAACCCACAACCGGGCAAGCAACATGTTGCCTTTCCGGGGCATCCTTGAAATCAACCAGCTGAACCTGGAAAAAATGATGACCCAGAACACCCTCAAAAACGTGGTTCTGCACGAGATGGGACATGTGCTGGGGTTCAACACCGACTGGAACAGCCCATTTGTCGCAAAGATGACCTACAACTGGTCCTGGTGTGGGGGCGCAACCAGCATCGTCTTCAATGGGGTCAGGGCCATGCAGGAATATCAGGCTCTGGGAGGATCAGGAGGGGTGCCTGTTCAGCAGGATGGTCGCCCGGGCACCTGCGCCCACTGGCAGGAATCCAGCCTCGGGGATGACATCATGACCACTTTCCTGACGGGCTCCGGTCCCCTGAGCCGCATCACCGTTGCCACCCTCGGGGACATCGGTTACCGGGTGAATGTGGCCGCAGGTGATCCACTGACCCTGCCCGGCACTGGCCTGCTTGCCCCAACCCAGCAGGAAAAGGGGCTGGAGTTCAAAGAGCACATCATCAAAGGCATTGTGGTTCCAGGAACCTGA
- a CDS encoding sugar phosphate isomerase/epimerase family protein, whose protein sequence is MHLKTYRHLWGVTDPLPEAFAHFAAQGYSGIEVFPKMIGDLNLLRNLVDQHHFEVIVQVLTGVGATVPTPEAHLEALKAQVRDSLFFHPVLFNVQGGLDCWSESEQDRFYEAALEFAATLDVPVVFETHRGQPTFTPWTTARILRTFPDLRLTCDFSHWVNVCERLLEDQEDHIRLAARHCIHIHARVGYEEGPQVTDPRAPDWERHLLAHERWWNWVWDARREQGAKWVTLTPEFGPPNHQHTLPYSQEPVGDLQEMCDWMAHRQRERLSALLQSK, encoded by the coding sequence ATGCACCTCAAAACCTACCGCCATTTGTGGGGGGTCACAGACCCCCTTCCTGAAGCTTTTGCCCATTTTGCAGCACAGGGATACAGCGGAATTGAGGTCTTCCCGAAAATGATCGGGGATCTGAACCTGCTGCGAAACCTTGTGGACCAGCACCATTTCGAGGTGATTGTGCAGGTGCTCACCGGAGTGGGGGCCACAGTCCCAACACCAGAAGCCCACCTTGAAGCGTTGAAAGCACAGGTGCGTGACAGTCTCTTTTTCCATCCTGTGCTGTTCAATGTGCAGGGTGGACTCGACTGCTGGTCTGAAAGCGAACAGGACCGTTTTTATGAAGCGGCTCTTGAATTTGCAGCAACCCTCGACGTTCCTGTGGTCTTCGAGACCCACAGAGGTCAGCCCACCTTTACCCCCTGGACCACTGCCCGGATTTTGCGGACGTTCCCGGATCTGCGCCTCACCTGCGATTTCAGCCACTGGGTGAATGTCTGCGAGAGGCTTCTGGAGGATCAGGAAGACCACATCCGGCTTGCTGCCCGGCACTGCATTCACATCCATGCCCGGGTGGGATATGAAGAAGGGCCTCAGGTCACCGATCCCCGTGCCCCTGACTGGGAAAGGCACCTGCTGGCCCATGAACGCTGGTGGAACTGGGTCTGGGATGCCAGACGGGAACAGGGGGCAAAGTGGGTCACCCTCACCCCGGAATTTGGCCCGCCCAACCACCAGCACACGCTGCCTTACTCTCAGGAACCCGTGGGAGACCTTCAGGAGATGTGCGACTGGATGGCCCACAGGCAAAGGGAACGCCTGAGTGCTCTGCTGCAAAGCAAGTGA
- the uxaC gene encoding glucuronate isomerase, with protein sequence MASQQKNPVLSPYRCFDPEPSQREVALQLYSQVRDLPLICPHGHVDPRLLADPEARFGSPAELFVIPDHYILRMLYSQGVPMESLGVPTKDGTAVETDHRKIWQRFADHFYLFRGTPTGLWVQDELQSIFGIHQKLGQENAGAIYDRLVEQLSLPEYSPRALFRRFNIEVLCTTDAATDPLNLHRTIQQDGFPVRPTFRPDAVVNLDTEGWTWNIQRLSDASGIEVVDERTFLEALRQRRQHFKTLGATATDHAAPTAHTGRLGENERGSIFNRALRGQASAEDARRFTGHMLIEFAHMSAEDGLVMQLHIGSERNHNPQVFQRFGRDMGADLPRATEWTRNLRPLLDEVGNDSRLSVVLFTLDESTYSRELAPLAGHYPVLRLGPPWWFFDSVKGMECYLDQVVETAGIHNLAGFNDDTRAFASIPVRHDVWRRVSCNWLAAQVVRGLIDFEDAREMAAQLAYGLAKTTYRFTGGEA encoded by the coding sequence GTGGCCTCCCAGCAGAAAAACCCTGTGCTTTCCCCATACCGCTGCTTCGATCCAGAGCCCAGCCAGCGTGAGGTCGCCCTGCAACTCTATTCGCAGGTGCGGGACCTGCCCCTCATCTGCCCACACGGGCATGTGGACCCCCGACTGCTTGCCGATCCAGAGGCCCGTTTTGGCTCTCCAGCCGAGCTTTTTGTGATCCCGGACCATTACATCCTCAGGATGCTGTACAGCCAGGGGGTCCCGATGGAAAGCCTCGGGGTGCCCACAAAAGATGGAACAGCAGTGGAAACCGACCACCGCAAGATCTGGCAGCGGTTTGCAGACCACTTTTACCTCTTCCGGGGCACACCCACAGGCCTGTGGGTGCAAGATGAACTGCAGTCCATTTTTGGGATTCACCAGAAACTGGGCCAGGAGAACGCAGGTGCCATCTACGACAGGCTTGTGGAACAGCTTTCTCTACCAGAATACAGCCCCAGGGCCCTGTTTCGGCGGTTCAACATCGAGGTGCTCTGCACCACAGATGCTGCGACAGACCCCCTGAACCTGCACAGGACCATCCAGCAGGATGGATTTCCGGTGAGGCCCACCTTCCGGCCAGATGCCGTGGTCAACCTTGACACCGAGGGCTGGACCTGGAACATCCAGCGCCTCTCGGACGCCTCTGGCATTGAGGTCGTGGATGAACGCACTTTTCTGGAGGCGTTGCGCCAGAGGAGGCAGCACTTCAAAACCCTGGGGGCCACCGCCACAGACCATGCAGCCCCCACCGCCCACACCGGGCGCCTCGGGGAAAATGAACGGGGCAGCATCTTCAACCGTGCCCTGAGAGGCCAGGCCAGCGCAGAAGATGCCCGGAGGTTCACCGGACACATGCTGATCGAGTTTGCCCACATGAGCGCAGAAGATGGCCTGGTGATGCAACTCCACATCGGGTCAGAGCGCAACCACAACCCGCAGGTGTTCCAGCGGTTTGGGAGGGACATGGGAGCAGATTTGCCCCGGGCCACAGAGTGGACCCGCAACCTGCGGCCCCTGCTGGATGAAGTGGGCAACGACAGCAGGCTCTCGGTGGTCCTCTTCACCCTCGACGAAAGCACCTACTCCAGAGAACTTGCCCCCCTGGCTGGACATTATCCCGTCCTCAGGCTGGGACCCCCCTGGTGGTTTTTTGACAGTGTAAAGGGGATGGAGTGCTACCTCGATCAGGTGGTGGAAACCGCAGGCATCCACAACCTTGCAGGATTCAACGACGACACCCGCGCTTTTGCCTCCATTCCCGTCAGGCACGATGTCTGGCGCAGGGTGAGCTGCAACTGGCTTGCTGCACAGGTGGTGCGCGGCCTGATTGACTTTGAAGACGCCCGGGAGATGGCAGCCCAACTGGCTTATGGGCTCGCCAAAACCACTTACAGGTTCACAGGAGGTGAAGCGTGA
- a CDS encoding mannonate dehydratase — translation MKLTMRWYGPQDSIPLHHFRQVPGVTGIVSALYNVEVGEVWPVELLQKHQKHIETAGLRWDVIESIPVPDGIKLGLKDRDRLIENYQQSIRNMAQVGLETLCYNFMPVFDWTRTDLSRAMQDGSTTLEFVQQDLDRIDLTLGTHGLPGWADVYTPEELQRLLEQYRELGEEGLFENYAYFLKAVVPIAQEVGVKMAVHPDDPPWSILGLPRIVRDQQTMQRILEVIDSPSHGLTFCTGSLGSSPQNKLPEMVRLFKGRIHFVHARNVKVHGDRSFYETEHPSPYGDVNMLEVFRALDEVGFAGPIRSDHGRMIWGETGKPGYGLYDRALGTTYLLGLIEGLQGTPSIPPHP, via the coding sequence GTGAAACTGACCATGCGCTGGTACGGACCGCAGGACTCCATTCCCCTGCATCATTTTCGGCAGGTTCCCGGAGTCACGGGCATCGTGAGTGCCCTTTACAACGTGGAAGTGGGAGAAGTGTGGCCTGTGGAGCTCCTGCAGAAACACCAGAAACACATTGAAACAGCAGGCCTACGCTGGGATGTGATTGAGAGCATTCCTGTTCCAGACGGGATCAAACTCGGCCTGAAAGACCGGGACCGGTTGATCGAGAACTACCAGCAGTCGATCCGCAACATGGCACAGGTGGGCCTTGAAACCCTGTGTTACAACTTCATGCCGGTCTTCGACTGGACCCGCACCGACCTGTCCAGAGCCATGCAAGACGGCAGCACCACCCTGGAATTCGTGCAGCAGGACCTGGACCGCATCGACCTCACACTGGGCACCCACGGTCTCCCCGGCTGGGCCGACGTGTACACCCCGGAAGAACTCCAGCGCCTGCTCGAACAGTACCGGGAGCTCGGAGAGGAAGGCCTGTTTGAAAACTACGCCTACTTTCTGAAGGCTGTGGTGCCCATCGCACAGGAGGTGGGGGTGAAGATGGCGGTGCACCCAGACGACCCGCCCTGGTCGATTCTGGGGTTGCCGCGCATCGTCAGAGACCAGCAGACCATGCAGCGGATTCTGGAGGTGATCGACAGTCCGAGTCATGGACTCACCTTCTGCACGGGGTCGCTGGGGTCAAGCCCGCAGAACAAGCTGCCGGAGATGGTCCGCCTGTTCAAAGGTCGGATTCATTTTGTGCATGCCCGGAATGTGAAGGTGCATGGGGACAGGAGCTTTTATGAGACGGAGCACCCCTCACCTTATGGGGATGTGAACATGCTGGAGGTGTTCCGAGCCCTGGATGAGGTGGGGTTTGCGGGTCCGATCCGTTCGGACCACGGACGGATGATCTGGGGGGAGACCGGGAAGCCAGGGTATGGCCTGTATGACCGGGCGCTGGGCACCACCTATTTGCTGGGTCTCATCGAAGGCCTTCAGGGCACACCTTCCATCCCTCCACACCCATGA
- a CDS encoding SDR family oxidoreductase, which produces MTTEFLKGQVAVVTGGSGVLGAALSKALVQAGATVAVLGRNAEKAHQTAEALGGQAFGVQADVLDRSSLEQARKTIHDTTGPLHILVNCAGGNHPSASTSQEQSFFDLGLEGIEQVMNLNVLGTILPCQVFGRDFAAQGRGAIVNISSMASQRPLTRVVGYSAAKAAVENFTRWLAVHFAQEHTPQVRVNAIAPGFFLTEQNRYLLVEPDGAWSPRAQSIVSHTPAGRFGVPDELSSTLLWLLAPESQFITGITVPVDGGFSAFSGV; this is translated from the coding sequence ATGACCACAGAATTCCTGAAAGGACAGGTGGCGGTGGTCACCGGAGGAAGTGGCGTGCTGGGTGCGGCCCTCAGCAAAGCCCTGGTGCAGGCAGGGGCCACGGTGGCGGTGCTCGGACGAAATGCCGAAAAAGCCCACCAGACAGCCGAGGCTCTGGGAGGACAGGCCTTCGGGGTGCAGGCAGATGTGCTGGACAGAAGCAGCCTGGAACAGGCCCGAAAAACCATCCATGACACCACTGGCCCCCTCCACATTCTGGTGAACTGTGCAGGAGGGAACCACCCCTCGGCAAGCACCTCCCAGGAGCAGTCTTTCTTTGATCTGGGTCTCGAAGGGATTGAGCAGGTGATGAACCTGAATGTGCTTGGCACCATTTTGCCCTGTCAGGTGTTCGGCAGAGACTTTGCAGCACAGGGGAGGGGGGCCATCGTCAACATCTCCTCGATGGCCTCCCAGCGGCCCCTCACCCGGGTGGTGGGGTACAGCGCAGCCAAGGCCGCCGTGGAAAACTTCACCCGCTGGCTTGCAGTGCACTTTGCCCAGGAGCACACCCCACAGGTGCGGGTGAATGCCATTGCCCCCGGGTTTTTCCTCACCGAACAGAACCGCTACCTGCTGGTCGAGCCCGATGGAGCCTGGTCTCCCAGAGCGCAGTCCATCGTTTCCCACACGCCTGCAGGCCGCTTCGGGGTTCCTGACGAACTCAGCAGCACCTTGCTCTGGTTGCTGGCCCCCGAATCCCAATTCATCACGGGCATCACCGTGCCCGTGGACGGCGGTTTCTCCGCCTTCAGTGGGGTGTGA
- a CDS encoding LacI family DNA-binding transcriptional regulator: MTRVTISDVARRAGVSTMTISRVVNNRGEVHPETRERILQVIEELGYRPSSVARSLITQKSQTVGLVVPDITNPFFPDIVRGAEDVAYREGYTLYVSNTDEKPDREALVMERLESSMVDGLILCAPRQPGEQLHPLLKRHRHVVVINREVPLELAGSVVNDDLFGSMRAVHHLLASGRNRIGCLAGPPNSRTGQLRVQGFETALAATGQRLDPTLIETCDPNEHGGHVGLLRLLERHPDLDGVVAFNDLVALGALLAAQEKQLAVPTQLAVVGNDDIRMAALATPPLTTIRIDRYVLGQMAMEMLLGQIQGKPCRTVTLRPELVVRQSAP, encoded by the coding sequence ATGACCAGAGTGACCATCAGCGATGTGGCCCGCAGAGCCGGGGTTTCCACCATGACCATCTCCCGGGTGGTGAACAACCGGGGCGAAGTGCACCCCGAAACCCGCGAGCGCATCTTGCAGGTCATTGAGGAACTCGGGTACCGCCCGAGCAGCGTGGCCAGAAGCCTGATCACCCAGAAAAGCCAGACGGTGGGGCTGGTGGTCCCGGACATCACCAACCCGTTTTTCCCGGACATTGTGCGCGGGGCAGAAGACGTGGCCTACCGGGAAGGCTACACATTGTACGTGTCCAACACCGACGAAAAACCCGACCGGGAAGCCCTGGTCATGGAGCGCCTCGAATCCAGCATGGTCGATGGCCTGATCCTCTGCGCCCCCAGACAGCCCGGTGAACAGCTCCACCCCCTTCTGAAACGCCACAGACATGTGGTGGTCATCAACCGTGAAGTGCCCCTGGAACTGGCTGGAAGTGTGGTCAACGATGACCTGTTTGGCAGCATGCGGGCGGTGCACCACCTGCTGGCCTCCGGACGAAACCGCATCGGGTGCCTGGCAGGCCCCCCCAACTCCCGCACCGGGCAACTGAGGGTGCAGGGCTTTGAAACCGCCCTTGCCGCGACAGGACAGCGCCTTGACCCCACCCTGATTGAAACCTGCGATCCCAACGAACACGGCGGCCATGTGGGCCTGCTCAGGCTGCTGGAACGCCACCCGGACCTTGATGGGGTGGTGGCCTTCAATGACCTGGTGGCGCTCGGTGCCCTGCTTGCTGCACAGGAAAAACAGCTTGCGGTGCCCACGCAGCTCGCGGTGGTCGGCAACGATGACATTCGCATGGCGGCCCTCGCCACTCCACCCCTCACCACCATTCGCATTGACCGCTATGTGCTGGGCCAGATGGCCATGGAAATGCTGCTCGGCCAGATTCAGGGGAAGCCCTGCCGCACCGTCACCCTCAGGCCGGAACTGGTGGTCCGGCAAAGCGCCCCCTGA
- a CDS encoding tagaturonate epimerase family protein, translating into MTRETQPPPPAPTDPYPESRRTLHDFTVWMGQAAGEKQLFVQGPEHPLQHFQGDAVQHGPLKVLQCPLSSHNAKVLREILPNLKPQPLGLATSAGFGDRLGVATPGHVQALQAVGGRIRPIFAQQSIREMARTGRTPQQVLDDATWGAFQAGWTGTLGADADHLKTPEDIDRCAAAGFTFFTLDPSGHVDNAAGRDSAAVLQEKLGQLPWAALDTSETDLQRRYRALRLDLGHRTLTLDEEAITRAAVKYLPAVQQIQALFQHLQGKNIPFELEISVDEGDAPTTPAEHVFLASELKRLGVSWVSLAPRFIGSFEKGVDYIGDVDLLNLEMQDHALIARRLGPYKLSLHSGSDKFSIYPIAMHHTQGLVHLKTAGTSYLEALRVVAVTAPDLFTEMLEVAKQHFEEDRASYHISGKLDRVPVQPGNLPALLDHFDTRQVLHVTFGTLLQQFREPLMQLMEQHETLHLQGLREHFIRHLAPFAGA; encoded by the coding sequence ATGACCCGAGAAACCCAGCCTCCCCCTCCGGCCCCCACCGACCCCTACCCTGAATCCAGACGCACCCTGCACGATTTCACCGTCTGGATGGGACAGGCAGCAGGGGAAAAACAGCTTTTCGTACAGGGGCCTGAGCATCCCCTCCAGCACTTTCAGGGAGACGCTGTGCAGCATGGCCCCCTGAAAGTGCTGCAATGCCCCCTGAGCAGCCACAATGCAAAAGTCCTGCGCGAAATCCTGCCAAACCTGAAACCGCAACCGCTGGGCCTTGCCACCTCGGCAGGTTTTGGGGACCGTCTGGGTGTGGCAACACCAGGACACGTGCAGGCCCTGCAGGCGGTGGGCGGAAGAATCAGGCCGATTTTCGCCCAGCAGAGCATCCGCGAGATGGCCCGCACCGGCAGAACCCCACAGCAGGTTCTCGACGATGCCACGTGGGGCGCATTCCAGGCAGGCTGGACAGGGACCCTGGGGGCAGATGCAGACCACCTGAAAACCCCTGAGGACATCGACCGCTGTGCCGCAGCAGGATTCACTTTTTTCACCCTCGACCCGAGCGGGCACGTGGACAATGCCGCAGGAAGGGATTCAGCAGCGGTGCTGCAGGAGAAACTGGGACAGCTTCCATGGGCGGCTCTGGACACGTCCGAGACAGACCTGCAACGCAGGTACCGTGCCCTCAGGCTGGACCTCGGGCACCGCACCCTGACCCTGGATGAAGAGGCCATCACCCGCGCAGCAGTGAAATACCTGCCTGCAGTTCAGCAGATCCAGGCGCTCTTCCAGCACCTGCAGGGCAAAAACATTCCCTTTGAACTGGAAATCTCCGTGGATGAAGGTGACGCCCCCACCACCCCTGCAGAACATGTGTTCCTGGCCAGTGAACTGAAACGCCTTGGGGTGAGCTGGGTCAGTCTGGCCCCGCGTTTCATCGGGTCTTTTGAAAAAGGGGTGGATTACATCGGAGATGTGGACCTGCTGAACCTGGAAATGCAGGACCATGCCCTCATTGCCCGCAGGCTCGGACCCTACAAACTGAGCCTGCACTCCGGCTCTGACAAGTTCTCCATCTACCCCATTGCCATGCACCACACCCAGGGCCTGGTGCACCTGAAAACCGCTGGCACCAGTTACCTTGAAGCCCTCAGGGTGGTGGCCGTCACCGCCCCGGACCTGTTCACAGAGATGCTGGAGGTGGCAAAACAGCACTTCGAAGAGGACCGGGCCTCCTACCACATCTCTGGAAAGCTGGACCGTGTGCCTGTGCAGCCCGGCAACCTCCCTGCCCTGCTCGACCACTTCGACACCAGGCAGGTGCTGCATGTGACCTTCGGGACCCTCCTGCAGCAGTTCCGTGAACCCCTGATGCAGCTTATGGAACAGCATGAAACGCTGCACCTGCAGGGCCTGCGGGAGCATTTCATTCGCCACCTGGCTCCATTTGCGGGGGCGTGA